In Deferribacter autotrophicus, a single genomic region encodes these proteins:
- the cybH gene encoding Ni/Fe-hydrogenase, b-type cytochrome subunit, with amino-acid sequence MKNNDNIKCAAKRYIYVWEAPVRISHWLNFLCIITLSITGYYIHNPFIHASDIIETTYIMGMMRYLHYLVGVIFAFSVMLRLFWLFVGNRYASWHSFSNPFRKEDRKTFFAYIKYYTFLEKNPPHTLGHNPVALVAYIVLFNLFILQIITGFALWAQADPNSTLYALTSWVFSIASNQWVRFFHYLMMFLIAGFVINHLYSAILFDFKTQSGEISSIFSGWKPERNS; translated from the coding sequence ATGAAAAACAATGATAATATAAAGTGTGCTGCCAAACGTTATATTTATGTTTGGGAGGCACCTGTAAGAATAAGTCATTGGCTGAATTTTTTGTGTATAATAACTTTGTCGATAACTGGATATTACATTCATAACCCATTCATCCATGCTAGTGATATTATCGAAACAACGTATATCATGGGTATGATGAGGTATTTGCATTACTTAGTAGGTGTAATTTTTGCTTTTAGTGTAATGCTAAGGTTATTTTGGTTGTTTGTGGGTAATAGGTATGCAAGTTGGCACTCCTTTTCGAACCCATTTAGAAAAGAAGATCGAAAGACCTTTTTTGCATACATAAAATACTATACATTTTTAGAGAAGAATCCTCCACATACATTAGGTCACAACCCTGTGGCTCTTGTTGCTTATATTGTGCTGTTTAATCTGTTTATATTGCAAATAATTACAGGGTTTGCTTTGTGGGCACAGGCTGACCCTAACTCCACACTTTATGCTCTTACCTCATGGGTTTTCAGTATTGCTAGCAATCAATGGGTGAGATTTTTTCATTATCTTATGATGTTTTTGATTGCAGGCTTTGTTATAAATCATCTTTACTCTGCCATTTTATTTGATTTTAAAACACAATCAGGAGAGATTAGTTCAATTTTTTCTGGATGGAAGCCTGAGAGGAATAGTTAA
- a CDS encoding hydrogenase small subunit yields the protein MGKLDNILKEYGVSRREFLKYCTALSGTLALSPAFAPKIAEAIEDDNRPPVIWLEFQDCAGDSESLLRANRPTVAELVLDYLSIDYHETIMAAAGHQAEAARDETVKKYKNKYICVVEGSIPTADDGIYCCIGGRSAVDILKEVGGNAAFVIAVGTCAAYGGLPAAYPNPTGAKSVKEILGNKTVINLPGCPMNVDNLTATVVHYLLFGAPPALDKFLRPKFAYGKRIHDNCERRAHFDAGQFVEKWGDEGHRQGWCLYKMGCKGPETFHNCPTVRWNEGLSWPVMAGHGCVGCSEPGFWDTMTPIYRRLPNIPGFGVEATATKIGTTIVGISAVVFGVHGIVTAIRNRGLVRKVENEFEDNE from the coding sequence ATGGGCAAACTTGATAATATCTTGAAAGAGTACGGGGTTAGCAGAAGGGAATTTCTAAAATATTGCACAGCTCTCTCAGGTACACTTGCGCTGTCTCCAGCTTTTGCACCTAAAATTGCAGAGGCTATAGAGGATGATAACAGACCCCCGGTTATCTGGCTTGAATTTCAGGATTGTGCAGGTGATTCTGAATCACTCTTGAGGGCAAACAGACCTACTGTGGCTGAGTTAGTTCTTGACTATTTATCCATTGACTATCATGAGACAATAATGGCTGCAGCAGGTCATCAAGCTGAAGCTGCTAGAGATGAAACCGTTAAAAAGTATAAAAACAAATATATTTGTGTTGTTGAAGGCTCTATTCCGACAGCAGATGACGGTATTTATTGCTGTATTGGCGGTAGATCAGCAGTTGACATATTAAAAGAAGTTGGTGGTAATGCTGCTTTTGTAATAGCAGTGGGTACATGTGCTGCTTATGGTGGCTTACCTGCAGCTTATCCAAATCCTACAGGGGCAAAGTCGGTAAAAGAGATCTTGGGTAATAAAACGGTGATTAATTTACCAGGTTGTCCAATGAATGTGGATAATTTGACAGCTACGGTGGTTCATTATCTTCTTTTTGGAGCACCACCTGCCCTTGATAAGTTTCTTAGACCAAAATTTGCTTATGGTAAAAGAATTCATGATAATTGCGAAAGAAGAGCCCATTTCGATGCCGGACAGTTTGTGGAAAAGTGGGGAGATGAAGGACATAGACAAGGATGGTGTTTATATAAAATGGGTTGTAAAGGTCCTGAAACATTTCATAATTGCCCGACAGTTCGTTGGAATGAGGGTTTAAGCTGGCCGGTTATGGCAGGGCATGGTTGCGTAGGATGTAGTGAGCCTGGATTTTGGGACACTATGACTCCAATTTATAGAAGGTTACCAAATATTCCTGGTTTTGGAGTAGAGGCAACTGCTACGAAAATAGGAACAACTATTGTGGGTATCTCTGCTGTTGTTTTTGGTGTTCACGGTATCGTTACTGCAATTAGAAACCGTGGACTTGTAAGAAAAGTTGAAAACGAATTTGAAGATAATGAATAA
- a CDS encoding HyaD/HybD family hydrogenase maturation endopeptidase has translation MRILVLGLGNLLMNDDAAGLKAVYRLKKIYEGKFQDKLKIMDGGTLGLDLLPYIEEATHLIIVDAVDLDLSPGTVIKIEGDDIDSVFENKLSPHQMGLKDILFAADIIGVKPEYVVMYGIQIGNVNMENQLSLEVMKSLDHLVKNVQLEIEKLLKLL, from the coding sequence ATGAGAATTTTAGTTTTAGGACTGGGTAACCTTTTAATGAATGATGATGCTGCGGGATTAAAGGCAGTATATCGATTAAAAAAAATTTATGAAGGTAAATTTCAGGATAAACTAAAAATTATGGATGGAGGTACACTAGGGCTTGATTTATTACCTTATATTGAAGAAGCTACTCATCTGATAATTGTTGATGCAGTGGATCTTGATTTATCTCCTGGAACAGTTATAAAAATTGAAGGTGATGATATTGATTCTGTTTTTGAAAACAAACTTTCTCCTCATCAAATGGGATTGAAAGATATTCTGTTTGCAGCAGATATTATTGGGGTTAAACCTGAGTATGTGGTGATGTATGGGATTCAAATAGGAAATGTAAATATGGAAAACCAACTATCGCTAGAAGTTATGAAAAGCCTTGATCATTTAGTAAAAAATGTGCAGTTAGAAATAGAAAAGTTATTAAAATTGTTATGA
- a CDS encoding cytochrome C, translating into MSRRELSFLKKIYAVIGIIFIIYSSYLVVKLVMHIWHKEGKREEAKIDEGDLFKMMMSEEKKVTYDLGYKVIKEEELERHFHHVGEGVVHDEINLCIRCHGDIPHDKNKSIRAFLNMHSDFLACETCHIRLKDSKRFVWYNKVNGDQVNKLAISKYLSNPTMKLIPLVKIEGNYVRPDTDELKAFVERFREAVIQLPPAKKSQGLKIIHKMVDKRPVQCDECHAPTLDDSYLPLLDVGYKKERVLQILSNEVVGMVNKYKKFYIPKFLEPGNNE; encoded by the coding sequence ATGAGCAGACGAGAATTGAGTTTTTTAAAAAAAATATATGCTGTAATAGGTATAATTTTTATTATTTATTCCTCTTATTTGGTTGTAAAGCTTGTTATGCACATATGGCATAAGGAAGGGAAACGTGAAGAGGCAAAGATTGATGAAGGTGATTTATTTAAGATGATGATGAGTGAAGAGAAAAAAGTTACATATGATCTTGGTTATAAAGTTATTAAAGAAGAGGAGCTAGAAAGACACTTCCATCATGTGGGAGAGGGTGTTGTTCATGATGAAATAAATTTGTGTATAAGATGTCATGGAGATATTCCCCATGATAAAAATAAATCAATTAGAGCTTTTTTGAATATGCATAGCGATTTTCTTGCATGTGAGACTTGTCATATTAGACTCAAAGATTCTAAGAGATTTGTGTGGTATAATAAAGTGAATGGGGATCAGGTTAATAAATTAGCGATTTCTAAATATCTAAGCAATCCAACAATGAAGCTGATACCTTTAGTAAAAATAGAAGGTAACTATGTAAGACCAGATACAGATGAGCTTAAAGCTTTTGTAGAGAGGTTTAGAGAAGCCGTGATTCAATTGCCTCCTGCAAAAAAAAGTCAAGGGCTAAAAATAATACATAAGATGGTTGATAAAAGGCCTGTTCAGTGTGATGAATGTCATGCCCCTACGTTGGATGACAGTTATTTACCATTATTGGATGTAGGGTATAAAAAGGAAAGAGTTCTTCAGATTTTAAGTAATGAAGTTGTTGGTATGGTTAATAAATATAAAAAATTTTATATTCCAAAATTCTTAGAGCCGGGAAACAATGAATGA
- a CDS encoding cytochrome C → MKSFFVLFFILLFNSFLYAVDDENCLLCHKYRTLSRIDENGKTRLYYVNDELFHKSVHGKIKCKECHSQITKIPHEENTKVNCLNECHIVEPSSEKRFSHKKVQEVLMNSIHNPKNKYVNYRDERDFPDCIDCHNNPLFRPIQIFKDVTEEGLSEKALARCRLCHKEEKFVKYFYNHVSHRLHNSKNSAEIVRMCNKCHGKEEMATKHKLVNAVATYSDTFHGKAVTFGYDSAPDCIDCHVKENESAHAIRSYEDPKSAVYEKNRWKTCAKKMCHPDATPGLGEVRMHVVINKDLYKPEYYTALGFTCLTLGAYLPLALILVLELIREIFPNLSFRRKRRK, encoded by the coding sequence ATGAAAAGTTTTTTTGTATTATTTTTTATCTTACTTTTTAATAGTTTTCTTTATGCAGTAGATGATGAGAATTGCTTATTATGTCACAAATACCGTACTCTTTCTCGCATTGATGAGAACGGTAAGACAAGACTTTACTATGTTAATGATGAGTTGTTTCATAAGTCAGTTCATGGAAAAATCAAATGTAAAGAATGTCACTCTCAGATAACTAAAATACCACATGAGGAAAATACCAAAGTAAACTGTTTAAATGAATGTCACATAGTGGAGCCATCTTCCGAAAAAAGATTTTCACATAAAAAGGTACAAGAAGTTTTAATGAACAGTATACATAATCCAAAAAACAAATATGTGAATTACAGAGATGAGAGAGATTTTCCTGATTGTATTGATTGTCATAATAACCCTTTATTTAGACCAATACAAATTTTTAAAGATGTTACAGAGGAAGGATTGAGTGAAAAAGCACTAGCAAGGTGTCGTTTATGTCATAAAGAGGAAAAGTTTGTAAAATATTTTTATAATCATGTTAGTCATAGACTGCATAACAGTAAAAACAGTGCTGAAATAGTTAGAATGTGTAACAAATGTCATGGTAAAGAGGAAATGGCTACTAAACATAAATTGGTGAATGCGGTAGCAACCTATTCTGACACTTTTCATGGTAAGGCTGTAACTTTTGGATATGATAGCGCTCCAGATTGTATTGATTGTCACGTAAAAGAAAATGAGTCAGCACATGCAATTAGGAGTTATGAAGATCCAAAAAGTGCAGTATATGAAAAAAACAGATGGAAAACTTGTGCAAAAAAGATGTGTCATCCCGATGCAACACCTGGATTAGGAGAAGTGAGGATGCATGTTGTAATAAACAAAGACTTATATAAACCTGAATATTATACAGCTTTAGGATTTACATGTCTGACACTTGGGGCTTATTTACCTCTTGCTTTGATATTAGTTTTGGAGCTCATTAGAGAAATATTTCCTAATTTAAGTTTTAGAAGAAAGAGGAGGAAATAA
- a CDS encoding nickel-dependent hydrogenase large subunit, whose amino-acid sequence MADRIVVDPITRIEGHLRIEAKVENGKIVDAWSSSTMFRGVEKILQGRDPRDAWYFTQRFCGVCTTVHSIASIRAVENALGIKVPFNAEMIRNIIIGIQNVQDHVIHFYHLHALDWVDIVSALKADPKKTAQLQQSISDWKYSSEDYFRSVQNKIAAFVKTGRLGPFGNAYWGHPAYKLPPEANLMAVAHYLEALHLQKEIIKIHAILGSKNPHPQTFLVGGMSIPVDPNSQNALNADRIAQIKEFVNLAKEFVEQVYIPDLLAVASFYPEWTKIGAGHKNFLSYGEYPEDQTGYPNGLWIPAGIVLNGDITKVFDVDQNKITEYVTHSWYEYKAGDDRGKHPFDGETNWKYTGPKPPYEYLDVDTKYSWVKAPRYDDKPMEVGPLARMVIGYAKGHKEIKEAVDWALKQLNADASILFSTLGRTAARGIETLITVKRLNKWIDMLVANIKTGDLTVHNSEKWDPETWPKSAKGYGWHEAPRGALGHWIIIENKEIKNYQAVVPSTWNAGPRDAKGQRGPYEESLIGTPVADPEKPLEILRTIHSFDPCLACAVHVYDEKGKLRAKVKVL is encoded by the coding sequence ATGGCAGATAGAATAGTAGTTGACCCAATTACAAGAATTGAGGGTCATTTAAGAATAGAGGCAAAAGTTGAGAATGGTAAGATTGTGGATGCTTGGTCAAGTTCTACAATGTTTAGAGGTGTAGAAAAAATTTTGCAAGGAAGAGATCCTAGAGATGCGTGGTATTTTACACAGAGATTTTGCGGTGTGTGTACTACTGTTCATTCTATTGCTTCGATAAGAGCTGTAGAAAATGCCCTTGGGATCAAAGTTCCTTTTAATGCTGAAATGATCAGAAACATTATAATTGGTATTCAAAATGTACAAGATCATGTAATACATTTTTATCACCTTCATGCTCTTGACTGGGTGGATATTGTTTCAGCATTAAAAGCTGATCCTAAAAAAACTGCACAGTTGCAACAGTCAATTTCAGACTGGAAATATTCTAGTGAAGATTATTTCAGAAGTGTTCAGAACAAGATAGCAGCGTTTGTAAAAACCGGCAGGCTGGGTCCATTTGGTAATGCTTATTGGGGGCATCCTGCGTATAAACTTCCTCCTGAGGCAAATCTTATGGCGGTGGCTCACTATTTAGAGGCACTTCATCTTCAAAAAGAGATTATTAAAATACATGCAATTTTAGGGTCAAAAAACCCACATCCTCAAACATTTCTGGTAGGTGGTATGTCTATTCCTGTGGATCCTAATAGCCAAAATGCATTAAATGCTGATAGAATTGCTCAGATAAAAGAGTTTGTAAACTTGGCTAAGGAATTTGTAGAGCAGGTTTATATCCCTGATTTACTTGCAGTAGCTAGTTTTTATCCAGAATGGACAAAAATTGGAGCTGGTCATAAAAACTTTTTATCTTATGGAGAGTATCCTGAAGATCAAACAGGTTATCCAAATGGATTATGGATTCCAGCAGGAATAGTTTTAAATGGTGATATAACCAAAGTGTTCGATGTGGATCAAAATAAGATAACAGAGTATGTGACTCATTCATGGTATGAGTATAAAGCTGGAGATGATAGAGGGAAACACCCTTTTGATGGTGAAACGAACTGGAAGTATACCGGTCCAAAACCACCTTATGAATATCTCGATGTGGATACTAAATATTCTTGGGTTAAGGCACCCAGATATGATGATAAACCTATGGAGGTAGGGCCTCTTGCTAGAATGGTTATCGGATATGCAAAAGGGCATAAGGAAATTAAAGAAGCAGTGGACTGGGCATTAAAACAGCTAAATGCTGATGCTAGCATTCTTTTCTCAACACTTGGTAGAACTGCAGCAAGAGGTATTGAAACATTAATTACTGTAAAGAGGCTAAACAAATGGATTGATATGCTTGTGGCAAATATAAAAACTGGTGACCTAACTGTTCATAATAGTGAAAAATGGGATCCAGAGACATGGCCAAAATCAGCAAAAGGCTATGGATGGCATGAGGCACCGAGAGGAGCTCTTGGACACTGGATCATTATAGAAAATAAAGAAATTAAAAATTACCAAGCTGTAGTTCCGTCTACTTGGAATGCTGGTCCTAGGGATGCTAAAGGTCAAAGAGGTCCATATGAGGAATCATTGATTGGTACTCCAGTTGCTGACCCTGAGAAGCCTCTGGAGATTTTGAGAACAATACACTCTTTTGACCCATGTCTTGCATGTGCTGTTCATGTTTATGATGAAAAAGGTAAGTTGCGTGCAAAAGTTAAAGTGCTTTAG
- a CDS encoding GGDEF domain-containing response regulator: MYKVLVADDDKDAREVLSAFLSKLNYKVYEASNGLDAFELIKNNNISIALIDWIMPGLNGVDLCQKIRELNLNHYVYVIIVTGKSDKDDTLEALHKGADDYIVKPFSFKELKVRLFSAERIIKLENKLKEAYEKLYNETIHDFLTGILNRRSIINELNNLYRQPEVEIGLIIIDIDNFKKINDTYGHLVGDEVLKDISRIISQTLRKTDFVGRYGGEEFLVILPYLNINESYKIAERIRKNIENNSFHIGNLELKITVSLGVSSVKKYENLNDALEAADKALYNAKKSGKNKTIIAS; the protein is encoded by the coding sequence ATGTACAAAGTATTAGTAGCCGATGACGACAAAGATGCTAGGGAAGTATTAAGTGCTTTTTTATCTAAATTAAATTATAAAGTTTATGAAGCTTCAAACGGCTTAGACGCTTTCGAATTAATAAAAAATAATAATATTTCTATTGCTTTAATAGATTGGATAATGCCAGGACTAAACGGTGTCGATCTATGCCAAAAAATAAGAGAACTTAACCTAAATCATTATGTATATGTCATAATTGTAACGGGAAAGTCCGACAAAGACGATACTTTAGAAGCCCTCCACAAAGGCGCTGATGATTATATTGTAAAACCTTTCTCTTTTAAAGAATTAAAAGTTAGGCTTTTTAGTGCTGAAAGAATTATAAAACTTGAAAACAAACTAAAAGAAGCATACGAAAAGCTCTATAACGAAACAATTCATGACTTTCTAACTGGAATATTGAATAGAAGAAGTATCATAAATGAATTGAACAATCTTTATCGACAACCAGAAGTTGAAATAGGCCTTATTATTATTGATATCGATAACTTCAAAAAAATTAACGATACTTATGGCCATTTGGTAGGAGATGAAGTTCTAAAAGACATATCTAGAATTATTTCACAAACATTACGCAAAACAGACTTTGTGGGGAGATACGGTGGTGAAGAGTTTTTAGTTATTTTACCTTATCTGAACATAAACGAATCTTATAAAATAGCTGAACGTATAAGAAAAAACATAGAAAACAACTCCTTCCATATAGGCAACTTAGAATTAAAAATCACAGTAAGTTTAGGTGTCTCTTCTGTAAAAAAATACGAAAATCTTAATGATGCATTAGAAGCTGCTGATAAAGCGCTATATAACGCAAAGAAAAGTGGAAAAAACAAAACTATAATTGCATCATAA
- a CDS encoding formate dehydrogenase subunit gamma, with product MMKKYPLIKIVRGKKYYLKLTPAQRYQHFILMTTFIFLILTGFPLKFHYYPWAKVMINMFGGLQVTTVIHRICGVTMVGLFFFHWYYLFRNLYVYYIRPSIRSNSFSFRGLFKFIYHSPMFPRGKDLKDVVDFLKYAFFITDEKPKHERFHWREKFDYWAVFWGIPLLGLTGLILWFETEATKILPGWALNISFIAHSDEALLAASVILIWHMYNAHVNYDKFPMSPLFLTGYLPEEIMKHEYYLEWQRLNELAEKHPELVLDIDSYKIKKEREIEEQYKAYMEYLDVEIKKDTSEA from the coding sequence ATGATGAAAAAATATCCATTAATTAAAATAGTGAGGGGTAAAAAATATTACTTAAAATTGACTCCTGCGCAAAGATATCAACATTTTATTTTAATGACTACATTCATATTTTTAATACTTACGGGATTCCCATTAAAATTTCACTATTATCCATGGGCCAAAGTGATGATTAATATGTTTGGAGGATTACAAGTTACTACAGTTATTCATAGAATTTGTGGTGTTACAATGGTTGGTTTGTTCTTTTTTCACTGGTATTATCTGTTTAGAAATCTGTATGTTTATTATATTAGACCAAGTATTAGGAGTAACTCTTTCTCTTTTAGAGGATTGTTTAAATTTATTTATCATTCACCAATGTTTCCAAGAGGTAAAGATCTGAAGGATGTGGTTGATTTTCTAAAATATGCCTTTTTTATTACTGATGAGAAACCAAAGCATGAAAGGTTTCATTGGAGGGAAAAATTTGATTATTGGGCAGTTTTTTGGGGGATTCCATTACTAGGATTAACAGGTTTAATTTTATGGTTTGAAACTGAAGCCACGAAGATTTTACCAGGTTGGGCATTGAATATTAGTTTTATAGCGCATTCAGATGAGGCTCTTTTAGCAGCATCGGTTATTTTAATTTGGCATATGTATAATGCACATGTGAATTATGATAAATTTCCTATGTCACCTCTGTTCTTAACGGGGTATTTACCTGAAGAAATTATGAAACATGAATATTATTTAGAATGGCAAAGATTAAATGAGTTGGCTGAAAAGCATCCTGAATTAGTTTTGGATATAGATAGTTATAAAATCAAAAAGGAAAGGGAAATTGAAGAACAATATAAAGCTTATATGGAATATCTCGATGTTGAAATAAAAAAAGATACAAGTGAAGCTTAA
- a CDS encoding cytochrome c3 family protein, which yields MKKLIMIYLIFFSTVCFGFEKDITDNRLSINNCVSCHSDTIISNFCDKNVKCVNCHSGKIKKLGFLGVDYINSFILEKKDPHNSKYLCLVCHEDRGSENSINLKFDGNDVALCEQCHNEATVGIEAHSVNFTYKPSDEVKIPDNFPLKDGKVTCMTCHVFDCLEGNHSEKYLRGEYIRREKFCYNCHNATHFKKYNPHKQVDENGNLIVESCVICHKKQPDISKDRGIETVVLKGDINELCNGCHQIKGVHPTGINHLRVPNEDIKKRIKRFLRKEKIYVPFGENFKILCVTCHLPHQYEMLKNQATGKYAKRTRFSSGYELCIMCHLKD from the coding sequence ATGAAAAAGCTTATAATGATTTATTTGATTTTTTTTAGTACAGTTTGTTTTGGTTTTGAGAAAGATATTACTGATAATAGGTTATCAATCAATAATTGTGTAAGTTGCCATAGTGATACAATTATATCTAATTTTTGTGATAAAAATGTCAAATGTGTCAATTGTCACAGTGGTAAAATCAAAAAATTAGGTTTTTTAGGTGTAGATTATATTAATAGTTTTATCTTGGAAAAAAAAGATCCGCATAACTCGAAATATTTATGTTTAGTATGTCATGAAGATAGAGGTTCAGAAAATTCAATAAATTTAAAATTTGATGGGAATGATGTGGCTTTATGTGAGCAATGTCATAATGAAGCCACTGTAGGGATTGAGGCTCATAGCGTTAATTTTACATATAAACCTAGTGATGAAGTGAAGATACCAGATAATTTTCCTCTAAAAGATGGTAAAGTTACATGCATGACCTGCCATGTCTTTGATTGTCTAGAAGGTAATCATAGTGAAAAATATTTAAGAGGGGAATATATAAGAAGAGAAAAGTTTTGCTATAACTGTCATAATGCAACTCATTTTAAGAAATATAATCCGCATAAACAAGTGGATGAAAATGGAAACTTGATAGTGGAGTCATGTGTTATTTGCCATAAGAAACAACCTGATATTTCAAAAGATAGAGGTATAGAAACTGTAGTGTTGAAGGGGGATATTAATGAGTTATGTAACGGATGTCATCAAATAAAAGGGGTTCATCCTACAGGAATAAATCATTTAAGAGTGCCAAATGAGGATATAAAGAAAAGAATTAAACGTTTTTTAAGAAAAGAAAAAATTTATGTTCCATTTGGTGAAAATTTTAAAATATTGTGTGTTACGTGTCACCTTCCTCATCAGTATGAGATGTTAAAAAATCAAGCAACAGGAAAATATGCTAAGAGGACAAGATTTAGTTCAGGATATGAGCTTTGTATAATGTGTCATTTAAAAGATTAA